A stretch of Coccidioides posadasii str. Silveira chromosome 2, complete sequence DNA encodes these proteins:
- the TIM50 gene encoding mitochondrial inner membrane protein required for protein import (BUSCO:257330at4751~EggNog:ENOG410PGG7~COG:K~TransMembrane:1 (i213-233o)~BUSCO:4620at33183): MLSRAALPLMRHRAIPTTIRLSYTTLQSRYYAKNHKPHGYDIPSSAPSSSSHVNPSQKPRVVSQPPNPSKPKDFSEEQTEFESNPESQQNEAPQSTGAGAGVSHAQTGPSGAGAKSPEFSNNQTEFETESRPTEDASESQSVQQPQQPLPDLTQGIPSTIAEELAAKSRRRGPTGLNLTEDPEKGGAGDESGGGGDIPKNAYVSSLDRRRTRLANLTYAIMLSVGLAGTIYLGRDWATEEEEKAHPDAPSGWGFGLFFNRIKARFDDLTSYYKDPAFEKLLPEEDPALRQPYTLVLSLEDLLVHSEWTREHGWRVAKRPGVDYFLRYLNQYYELVLFTTVPSMMADQVLRKLDPYRIIRWPLFREATKYEDGEYVKDLSYLNRDLSKVILIDTHEPHAKRQPENAIILPKWNGDPKDRSLVALIPFLEYVAGMGMDDVRTVLKSFEGTYIPAEFARREKIMREKFEQQLAEERAKRPKHSIGSIASLFGIKPMGTAIDGLDHSTTEGLEQGKMLWDQIRERGQKQYQLIEKEIQENGEKWLAEMAAEEEKMRDEQMKGMKNSFTSFFGGGGQEKK; encoded by the exons ATGCTCAGCCGTGCTGCTCTGCCTCTGATGAGGCACAGAGCGATTCCCACCACTATCAGATTATCCTACACAACGCTCCAGTCAAGGTATTATGCCAAAAACCACAAACCCCATGGCTACGATATCCCTTCGTCTGCCCCTTCATCTAGCTCTCATGTCAATCCCTCTCAAAAACCACGAGTCGTCTCCCAACCACCAAATCCCTCGAAACCAAAGGACTTCTCCGAAGAACAGACGGAATTTGAATCAAACCCCGAATCGCAACAGAATGAAGCTCCACAGTCTACCGGTGCTGGCGCTGGTGTGAGCCACGCCCAAACGGGGCCATCCGGTGCCGGTGCAAAATCCCCGGAGTTTTCAAATAACCAGACCGAATTCGAGACAGAGAGCCGTCCCACGGAAGATGCCTCGGAGTCGCAGTCTGTGCAGCAACCGCAGCAGCCTCTTCCCGATCTTACACAAGGTATCCCGTCTACGATAGCCGAAGAGTTGGCTGCCAAATCGAGACGCCGTGGTCCCACCGGCTTGAACCTCACAGAAGATCCCGAAAAGGGTGGTGCTGGAGATGAGagcggcggcggtggtgaTATTCCAAAGAATGCCTATGTATCTTCTCTTGATCGCCGTCGCACCCGACTTGCAAACCTGACGTATGCCATTATGCTCAGCGTTGGCCTCGCTGGGACGATATATCTTGGTCGAGACTGGGCTacagaggaagaggagaaagCCCATCCAGATGCCCCTTCGGGCTGGGGATTCGGCCTGTTCTTTAACCGTATCAAGGCACGTTTCGATGATTTGACAAGCTACTACAAAGACCCAGCTTTTGAGAAGCTTTTGCCCGAAGAGGATCCCGCGCTGAGGCAGCCATACACACTGGTGCTCAGTTTGGAAGATCTTCTTGTTCACAGCGAATGGACTCGGGAACACGGATGGCGAGTTGCTAAACGCCCAGGAGTTGACTACTTCCTCCGGTATCTTAATCAGTACTACGAGCTCGTCCTCTTCACCACCGTTCCTAGCATGATGGCCGACCAAGTGCTTCGCAAGCTGGATCCCTATCGAATCATCCGCTGGCCGCTATTCAGAGAAGCCACGAAATACGAGGATGGTGAATATGTTAAG GATCTCTCTTACCTCAACCGTGACCTCTCCAAGGTCATTTTGATCGACACCCATGAGCCCCACGCTAAACGCCAACCCGAGAATGCCATCATCCTTCCTAAATGGAACGGTGATCCGAAAGATAGATCCCTTGTTGCTCTGATTCCTTTCCTTGAATACGTCGCGGGAATGGGTATGGATGACGTCAGAACTGTCTTGAAATCCTTCGAGGGCACGTACATCCCCGCCGAATTCGCTCGACGGGAAAAGATCATGCGTGAGAAGTTCGAACAACAATTAGCCGAAGAACGCGCCAAGAGACCAAAGCACAGCATCGGCAGCATCGCGTCACTCTTCGGTATCAAGCCAATGGGAACGGCTATCGATGGGTTGGATCATAGTACCACTGAGGGCTTGGAGCAGGGCAAGATGCTCTGGGACCAGATCCGAGAACGCGGCCAAAAGCAATACCAGTTGATTGAGAAGGAGATCCAAGAAAATGGAGAGAAATGGCTTGCCGAGATGGCTgcagaggaagagaagatgAGAGATGAGCAGATGAAAGGGatgaaaaatagcttcacAAGTTTCTTTGGAGGTGGCGGCCAGGAGAAGAAATGA